From one Excalfactoria chinensis isolate bCotChi1 chromosome 9, bCotChi1.hap2, whole genome shotgun sequence genomic stretch:
- the OTOL1 gene encoding otolin-1, translated as MRSPAVAISASMLLLLLLVVAVQAAPKVTPVVMLTKPKPLQLPDATVPSFTPSAMKSPGPAAPGRAQLPSSSPAFQVATTLFPFENDTLDAADFFFNCCDCCPPSVAPRGPPGEPGPPGPKGEKGDAGLQGLPGAPGPQGPKGFKGERGGKGEQGERGASGNPGYPGKPGLQGEAGVKGNKGNYGFPGLKGQKGSKGDTCENGTKGDKGDRGDVGDPGVDGEPGDKGEKGDTGDKGYCGEPGGRGPKGERGEGGTKGEKGSKGEMGDEGIQGAEGKQGEKGEQGSKGDKGDLGPAGVTGPSGPKGVAGSKGGRGAPGRKGARGAKGARGDAAKLLRSAFSAGLSKPFPPPNVPIRFDKILYNDQDDYNPATGKFNCSVPGAYVFAYHLTVRGRPARVSLVARSRKVAKVRETLYGQEIDQASFLTILKLSAGDQVWLEVAKDWNGVYVSAEDDSIFTGFLLYPDVFEVLL; from the exons ATGCGGAGCCCAGCGGTGGCCATCTCAGCATCCATgttgctgctactgctgctggtggtggctgTGCAGGCAGCTCCAAAGGTGACCCCGGTGGTGATGCTCACCAAGCCAAAGCCACTCCAGCTGCCAGATGCCACTGTGCCCTCCTTCACCCCCAGTGCCATGAAAAGccctggccctgcagccccgggcagagcccagctgccctcctccagccctgcaTTTCAAGTGGCCACCACGCTCTTCCCATTTGAGAATGACACGCTGGATGCCGCCGACTTCTTCTTCAACTGCTGTGACTGCTGTCCCCCCTCTGTTGCGCCCCGGGGGCCACCAGGGGAGCCAGGCCCTCCAG GACCTAAGGGGGAGAAGGGAGATGCTGGTCTGCAAGGTCTGCCGGGAGCTCCGGGACCTCAGGGTCCAAAAGGCTTTAAAGGAGAAAGAG GAGGCAAAGGGGAGCAAGGTGAGCGAGGAGCAAGTGGGAACCCTGGTTATCCAGGCAAGCCTGGGTTGCAAG GTGAAGCTGGAGTAAAAGGCAATAAGGGCAACTATGGCTTCCCTGGACTGAAGGGACAAAAGGGATCCAAAGGGGACACTTGTGAGAATGGCACCAAAGGGGACAAGGGAGACAGAGGGGACGTTGGAGACCCGGGGGTGGATGGCGAACCGGGTgacaaaggggaaaagggggacACTGGGGACAAAGGGTATTGCGGGGAGCCGGGGGGGAGAGGTCCAAAGGGGGAAAGAGGGGAAGGTGggacaaagggagaaaaagggagcaAAGGAGAGATGGGGGATGAGGGCATTCAGGGGGCTGAGGGAAAGCAGGGGGAAAAGGGTGAGCAAGGAAGTAAGGGTGACAAAGGGGATCTGGGCCCAGCTGGTGTGACGGGACCGTCTGGGCCCAAGGGGGTGGCAGGCAGCAAGGGGGGGCGAGGGGCACCGGGGAGGAAAGGAGCCCGTGGGGCCAAGGGTGCCCGTGGGGATGCTGCCAAGCTCCTGAGATCGGCCTTCAGTGCGGGGTTGTCCAAGCCCTTCCCTCCACCCAACGTCCCCATTCGATTCGACAAGATTTTGTACAACGACCAGGACGACTACAACCCTGCCACTGGGAAATTCAACTGCAGTGTGCCCGGGGCCTACGTCTTTGCCTACCACCTGACGGTGAGAGGGCGACCGGCCCGTGTCAGCCTGGTGGCCCGCAGCAGGAAGGTGGCCAAGGTCCGCGAGACGCTTTATGGGCAGGAGATCGACCAGGCCTCCTTTCTGACCATTCTCAAGCTGAGTGCGGGTGACCAGGTGTGGCTGGAGGTGGCAAAGGACTGGAATGGGGTCTATGTTAGCGCTGAGGATGACAGCATCTTCACAGGGTTTCTTCTGTACCCAGATGTTTTTGAGGTCCTGCTATAG